A window of the Acipenser ruthenus chromosome 30, fAciRut3.2 maternal haplotype, whole genome shotgun sequence genome harbors these coding sequences:
- the LOC117435801 gene encoding prostacyclin receptor-like — MINITCANTTRIHADGNPVVSTLMFIAGVLGNLVALGILGVHIREYRTKSSVFCILVTGLAITDLLGTCFLSPVVFVSYARNASLLGLVGSRRLCDFFAFAMTFFGLASMLILFTMAVERCLSISHPYFYSKHIGRSFAKVLLPVIYIFCGMFCSLPFYAFGEHKQYCPGTWCFIEMESGRPTVVAFSLSYATLMAVLILVIIICNGSVIVSLCKMYRNQRTRRGSVTSSQRRRKSFFGQGEEEIDHLILLALMTTIFVICSLPLTVRQRC, encoded by the coding sequence ATGATCAACATAACATGTGCAAATACTACCAGGATACACGCCGATGGAAACCCAGTGGTTAGCACCTTGATGTTCATTGCTGGCGTGTTGGGAAACTTAGTAGCGTTGGGGATCCTGGGCGTCCATATAAGAGAGTATCGCACCAAGtcttcagtgttttgtattttagtGACTGGTCTGGCCATCACTGACCTGTTAGGAACGTGTTTTCTGAGCCCCGTTGTCTTCGTCTCCTATGCCCGCAATGCCTCCCTCCTGGGTCTGGTGGGCAGTCGCAGGTTGTGTGACTTCTTCGCGTTTGCAATGACATTTTTCGGATTGGCTTCCATGCTCATTCTCTTTACTATGGCCGTCGAAAGGTGCCTGTCCATCAGCCACCCTTATTTCTACTCGAAACACATCGGGAGAAGCTTTGCTAAGGTGCTTCTGCCGGTCATCTACATTTTTTGTGGCATGTTTTGTTCCCTGCCCTTTTACGCTTTCGGGGAGCACAAGCAGTACTGCCCCGGGACTTGGTGTTTTATCGAGATGGAATCAGGCAGGCCGACGGTTGTGGCTTTCTCCTTGTCCTATGCGACCCTCATGGCGGTTCTGATTCTGGTCATAATCATCTGCAACGGCTCGGTTATCGTGAGTCTCTGCAAGATGTACAGGAACCAGAGGACTAGAAGGGGGTCGGTGACTTCATCCCAGCGCAGAAGGAAAAGTTTCTTTGGTCAGGGAGAGGAAGAAATTGACCACCTCATCCTGCTGGCTTTAATGACTACGATATTTGTCATCTGCTCCCTGCCACTCACGGTAAGACAACGCTGTTGA